Part of the Peromyscus maniculatus bairdii isolate BWxNUB_F1_BW_parent chromosome 23, HU_Pman_BW_mat_3.1, whole genome shotgun sequence genome is shown below.
acattaatagtgggagatctcaacaccccactttctccACTGGGCAGAAcccccaaattgaaacttaacagagaaataaaggacttaactgatgtcatgacccaaatggacctaatagatatctacagaacattccatcctaacaagaaagaatataccttcttctcagcaccccatggaactttctctaaaattgaccacatacttggccacaaaacaaatctcaacagatacaaaacaattggaataacctcctatgttctatcagaccaccatggtttaaagttagatttcaacaacaacaaaaaaactgcagaaaacctacaatctcatggaagctgaataatgctcaactgaatcaccaatgggttaaggaagaaataaagaaagtaattaaagacttcctagagatcaatgaaaatgaagacaccacatacccaaacttatgggacactatgaaagcagtgctaagagggaaattcatagcactaaatgtccacataaaaaagtggagaaatctcatactagtgacttgaCAGCACACCTGAacactctagaacaagaagaagcaaagtctcccaggaagaatagatgccaggaaattatcaaagtgagaggtgaaatcaataaaatagaaactaagagaacaatacaaatagttaatgaaacaaagagttggttctttgagaaaatcaacaagatatacaagcccttatccaaactaaccaaaagacacagagagacaatccaaatcaacaaaatcagaaatgaaaaagggctagaccccgggtggagctctgggagtctaattagagagaaagaggaggatttatttgagtgagaattgttgaaaccaaggttggataaaacacagggacaaatagccaaacgaatggaaacacatgaactatgaaccaaaggctgaggggcccccaactggatcaggccctctgaataggtgagacagttgattggcttgatctgtatgggaggcatctaggcagtggtacagggtcctgtgctcattgcatgagttggctgtttgaaacctggggcttatgcagggatgcttgcctaagtctgggaggaggggactggacctgcctggattgagtctaccaggttgatctcagtccttgggggaggctttgcactGGAGGATGTAGGAATGGGGgggaaactgggggggggggggaggagggggcaggaggaggaagaacaagggaatccatggctgatatgtagaactgaatggtattgtaaaataaaataaaaggaaatataaataaaggatggaaggaagggagggagggagggagggagggatggagggaggaaagagaagacaagaaaagaaaacaaaagaaaagaaaaaaaacaaatgtccaacttctagcttccttcttattttctgtactgagacagaggcttagtaggctttgtcttccaccagcaggctgcctcttccagctgtctggttcaggacagataggtgcgttcacagtcagtcctgaacactgtcacctgaagctgcaggtgatcacagctcttgtgagtgagcaatggCTATGTCATGTCCaaaggacagcatgtcacagcagttccctcatgctcagtcaggacattcaggacccacttccaggatgtttcctatcctaggggaagtggttgatctacaggtcccatttaggaatgagcattcatggtcatttcaacattttgaagttatgaggctgtgcatttgctgctgcaaaccacagaaagagaacctctggccaagactgagagctgaagagatctatgtgtaaaacaaaaatatttataaagcagtTGCTACTTCACtaagtaacaatagtagcatcatctAAAGGGCTATGACCTGCCAAGCCAGTGTCTTTTGACCAGGTACAGAGTACCAGGTACcaattccttcctatagtgcaggcctcacCAGATCAGAAGGAAGGTAATTACACAGTAACTCTGATGCCAATATTAcaccagtgattttctcatattctgtatggtaccacttaaattatattttcttatgctgaaataagtcttaatttcatgagatcctatttgttgatttttggtctcatttgctattggacaagagtcctattcaggaaatccttacctgtgcttagctgtgggagtattttctctactgtgtcctttggcattttcagggtatcAGGTCTATGACTCATATGGTGCAGAGCTTGTGTATGgtagaagatagagagcagagtttcattttctgcatgctgaaaacaatttttcacaatcagcatatcttagacagtatctcaaatgccAACAAATATGTGAAATACAAATATGGGTGCAAAGTTAACCTAGGTACTCACAAGTACATTCTCCTTACCAAATGGACCACTTTGAGGTAACCAAccatgcagtaatatgaggtcaaACTCTGACCACTAAGAATAATACATGGCAACCATTTCATTTAGAATAAACTTTCAGCAGGACTTATAGCCTGGCTCAAATACTATAGattctgtggtcattttcttgcgTCCTCAGACCCATTTGTCACATTAGTTAAATAATATTCAGATTACCCCGTAATTCCATCTCTAAGtgtcttttaaatgttaattttttcacaaaatctaattttttaagtgCTGCAAAGGAGGTGGAACAAGAACATATACACTATGTTcattgtaaactaaaacattccagGTACTGTGGACGCTGTAACGATGgttatgaattaaaatttaacataGACATGCCCGCTGTACCACTCCTGGAAATGAGCTCAGAGAACCACCGTTATATGAATGACTAAAGACCACACAATATCCATAGATaatgcaagataattcaaaataaaaattattgaaaaaagttGTATgattctcaagaaaattgttccaactaTGTATCATCAAATTTAGAAATAGACAACTCTctaaaaacaattaacacatatcttctctcataaatggaatgtagaaaaataggaaaaagggTTAAAAATTTTGAGGAAGTGTAAGGAGAAATATTCTAAATGGAGGGAGTATAACTGGGAAACAAGGTggtgtacagaaacaaatgacttattttatataattaatatgtacagaataataagattgattttagaagtaacaaaacagaaaaataattacttatttgcacaagggctcacatatttttatacaactaaacataatCACTATATTTTTACTATCTTCCAAACTTCTCTTAAGgtttttgaatgatggggctagagttggcctaacagaaaaacacacactgtactctttcaaatacttgagttcagttcccatcacttaTCACAGTGACCCAaaatcaaacaccaatatctTTAGTTCTGGGGAATCTggagcctcttctcatctctgtggaaactgcactcatgtgtacatacctacatgtctaaacacatatgtgcaattttcaaatcatttcataatttctcagtttatttttatggaCCCAGGGAGGCATAGAGACTTGCACCCATCCAGTACATGATGTTAATTCATCTCATACACTCAGTGGTAAGAAAAAAGGATTGTGACCATACAGAATATAAGTACTATAAGgtcattctggaacccagaaccataaaaagataatgccaggaaaatacaaaataattggaTCATGCAAGACACCTGAGATGTACAGAGTTGATGCAAATAtatctgcataaaatttaaactttataaggatttcttagcatttcattagttttagtcactacaaggcacagtgttccatcaccatattgtcattcaCCATGTGTATTTAACTAAGAGAGGTTTACAAAAGTCTTgaattccaccataacaaaagacagaaattttggcacaaataatctgtaaaatataaactattattggctcagctgatataacagacaatggatgagctccagaggtctggcAGCTTTCTGGCATGTttagcaaggaaggagctctgagtttagtagctctcaggccttcagtgcctgaaaagcagctattaatttttttaaaaagatgtctaaATGACACGGGAGGTgaggggataaatagaatgataaactgaacccaaaaccagacacaaaaaaCATTTTGGACAGAAAAAGTGAACTTAAAACAATCAGGATATAAGACTCAAAGTAACCATGTAACtgcattaaacataaagttctagacgggagaaatcaccagagaagataaacaaccacacaggatttcactctatgatgaatagaaaacaaatgtatgggaagagtgtcagagtaatgaggcaggaaaaggcagaattcttAAAAAACGCCCTGGTACCCATGCTGCTACCAGAGTAAActgctgaacagtaagttttactagggaaagtatctattctgaataacacaaatattataatatacatgtgtgtggtgaaaagggaACAATTTTTCAGGCAGACAGAATATTCCACTTGAAAAGTATTTAACTACAAATCctccaacctggatgagaaagtggatggaaactgacaaatccacaattgaagttggagatgggagtcgacagaacaaaaggagggaaagtccaacagcttcacttgcaaatgttcgttGTGTAGTGGGTGTTGGTcgggttcaaggcccctggcttcagtacaccatcaatactagacctgcatgatacacagcagctcccaatgccacgacgatgatggagaggtgatggagaggtgatggagaggtgggaaagatggaggctGGGGGAGCAAAGTGCTTTACtgtgttcttctttttcttcattattgtttatttttatctttttttattccttttttgctTTCCTTCGTGGCAGGACTCTACAAGAGGTcgggcagatatggagggtcggggagaggagtgggattaGAGTGtatggtatgaaattcccaaagaatcaataaaaaatataatgcataggtaaaaaatcaactttcactttctaccatttgtttatatgaactaaacaataagaagttgTCAAATGAATGGGGTTTTAGACTTTTGAAGAACATGAACATATtgaataattcagtacaattttgacatagggacagaagttcctatataacaaggcttcaagatgttgtatttggaatagaaaattccatttaactcctgatatatccATATGACAAGATTTGgtaataagaaaattttaaattataaccaaattaagttcttttactgcaaaaagagaaaagaaagaatgaaaagcagtgaaagtcattaaggacaaggagaacatgaacactgctgtcaatcaatttcacctgacagacatttacagaacacctcctcaaatgACAGCTTAAGTCAGCATTTCCTGAACACACAAATATAATGTCACTTTTCAAaacaagtcacttttcaacatactccacgttacaagctactaaacagttttaaataaatataaaaacgcctgatataaagtgatgtatgcaatctgactacagggaaattaaaatacaaGTTAATAACAGAACAGTATCTTGATAATccccaataaatgaaaattaaacatttcattcttaaaataataaatagattaaaagagaaagtcaccGTGAAAGTAAAAGTATCGTATtggaaataaaacataacaaaatttctggaataagctaaaccatgattagaaaaactaaaacattaaatgactttatatgaaagtaaatacatttggattttgtttgtatgttctacaataagatctccctctgtagcaTAGACCAGTGTATCCAGAGCTACATGTGTGACCCACACTGTTTTCAAACTCATGGAATCCTGattcccaagggcttggattatagttatgaaatacttaacacctgacttaagAATATTTGTAATCCGTGAcataaattttatgtaaatactaaaaacaaagtgaTTGTGAAGCCCCtagtcaattttttaaaattcaattgacAAATAAAGATGACAAGAGGTAAGAAAAAGACGTATATCTAtacaacactgataaatctctaggcacactagcaaagaaaaatgaaagattattaaagttactcacataaggaatgagaagGGGGATATTGCTGATCCCACAGGcactaagatgaagtaaagaaatatggaaaacgttaagcccataataatctggatgaaagcctctcatttttttcagaactgcatcctgccatcctggatcttcactgagggcatctcagcctcatgaggactgggctgtgaggagtctccaggctctgagaagacggcctcactagacctggtctaagaggagactgctgtcaagaaggcaggtttatcttcacctcagcctccccagaaccagggctgtgagGATGTCCAGACTCCGaggagaccctgagcctggccaccctGGTCTGGGACTGCCCTCACCAGAATGAACTTCACAGACCTCCTCCCCAACggctcagcagctcctcagcatttccttaaggacctcaagtctgagcatgctcaatgtcccaggcaggaagaccaaggtggaatgggggaggtttagagtctCAGCCCGTATGCTCATTGGGCCAGAGGGCTTCAGGGGCGGCcttaagcctcacatgccatttatgattggataGGTTGCATGTGGTTCTATTTGGAGCCTGGTAttttctggtgggatgtggcATTGATGGGAAAGGTCTGCAGTGTTTCAAAGGCACAGATATTGTAGAGCCCCTCAACTAGGGTCTGCACATCTCAGActtccagctcagcacaggacaagtgggacgCTCATAAAttacagagggaggccttgtggccagagctgcacacctaccatcacatagttcttgttctgtctcaccttgcctcatcttactGACCTAGCCACACATCCTCTTACCTTAGCAGAAAACCTATTTGGTCTTCTGGGAGGCCACCAGATAGCGCTGTTTTattgcaaagaggagaaaattaaaatgacaaccagagccgggcagtggtggcacaggcctttaatcccagcacttggaaggcagatgcaggcggatctttgtgtgttcgaggccagcctggtctacagagtgagttccaggaaaggcacaaagctacacagagaaaccctgtctcagaaaaaaaaatgacaaccagatagtctctttctcaaaatcacacagctgctggtatgggacagggaccctagtcaagtcacttccacagacagctagattagagttgacttctattcCACAGAAGTTTAGTCCCAGTGAGGAAGCAGTACCTaataatgttgattttgtatcaggtcatcagcttggcgttcctgtgactcagcatggacaggGAGCATGCATCAGCGGGACTGCACCCTTATCCTTCACCTGCCCACGTGGTTTGGTAAACATTCGGCATGTAAAATGGCTTAgtggctcatggctgagaaatgtaAAAGCATATGTTGGAGTGATTTTATCATATCTAAGATAAGAACTgtcatgcagaagagaaaggaggaaaacagtttgtgtccaggaaaacagattttattttagtcttactgtgaggcttctcaagttgtgcctcctctgtcttctatcAGGGTCACTGTTGATCCTGAAGGCTGTAATAATGATAATCTGCACTGGTTACCAGCGCTGGTTcctgtgaggaaaggtcatggccacaacaaaccccagtatcagtatcagagctttattaggaggaagagggttaggggagaacaagagaaccaggcctggggaagagagagagagagagagagagagagagagagagagagagagagagagagagagagagagagagagagagagagagagagatgggggtggggagaacacAACAGACTGGGAAGAGATGGGGTCTCTGTCTGGCTCTTTAAGGTGCAGGtgagcttacagagctacaccatgcatgctagATTGCTTGACCACTCTGCACATATGTAATCACGTGCGCACACTAACTTAAGACCTAAGATCCCAGACCCCTTACATAGCTCCTGAACTGCACACGTGTGGTCATGCAGTTGGAGCCTggcaaaatcccaacaaaggtGTTGTTGAATCAGTTGCCAAGATAGGAAATGATTTTGGGCTGGGATAATTTTGAAAGGAGCCAGCAAGTtccaccttcatcaaagtatctcCTCTAGAGTTTGCTCATGCAAACTTACACTCAATATCAGTAGGACCCtatgaaagacacaagtgcaCGGGTTGAGAGAGGAAACTAGAAAATAGACCTATGTTTCATGTTAAGCTCTGGAGTTGCTTCTAGAGAGGGCAACCTGGAAGTAGCTATATAAACTCCAATTACATATACCTTATAAATGCAAGTACATAGATCTGACCATCCAGtttgagaaatatattttatttggtaaGGCGGTGcatatgttgtgcccagatcgtgacccccagagagaccccCAAAGaggagcatgccggaatgcaaaagcaaggtttaattttgCATAAACAAGCCTAGGcggggacttcgtccaatacatccaatgcagtggaggctggaggaagtgcccacctatctgcaagctcagcttttaaagggaaaaatcacaaggttacatcatttaggcgtgctagtacaggtacaattctgattggcttgcttctaggaacttatagaaaatacttctaagggagtggttgcatgccatcatttctcattggctgccctcaggtgggggtatttctgtggtcagttaccctggaaacaagggagaggacattccatagtctggcaggcattaccttgtgactatcttgtgactctgtacgtttactcttcctggtttctggaatctgaactgactggtttcagtaactaatggcctcttcccaaaaggagaaatcttaggccttaattttagggtgaaagcattttggtcttatttctaagatggcttaTTTTGGTCTCACACATATTTCCAAAGTTACcaacctgggaagctgaggcaggaagatcatgaatttgagccTTGTCATAGTGTAAGTgcccttcagctttaaaaaatataaaattataaaattcaacataaatggtattttttcaatttgttaataaaatgagaatacaTACATTAAAGAGATAAgtgttattttcttatttctatttgtaATTTAATGTAATATTGAATGAGGTACTATTATCAATTGAATGCTATAAATCTATATATTATCAGAGTTAAGTTATGGGACACTAGAAGAATTGTTCCTCAACAGAATTTACTACCCAATCTATTTCTGACTTCATAATACTACATTCCAAATTCAGGATGATGCTCATTGGAACACcaggttttgtgttttctcttctggattgCCTATTTGCTATGGCCTTGTATTTTTTTGCTATTTGAATTACAATAGACACTACTACTGAAAGGAAAAACCAGGAGCCCTCTTGAAAGATGCCCTCTCGCCCTCCTCCTCTAAAgatatttgctgaccagcagttttagagccAACCGGAGATTGATTTTATGGGAAAATAGGACTGAAACAATagatctgaatgtatatatcctgggatcaggacatagggagtaaaatttatgtttctgtagataccctgcatcctgttagccattAATAACCTCATA
Proteins encoded:
- the LOC121826313 gene encoding uncharacterized protein LOC121826313 codes for the protein MRGFHPDYYGLNVFHISLLHLSACGISNIPLLIPYHAENETLLSIFYHTQALHHMSHRPDTLKMPKDTVEKILPQLSTALQQMCHRPDTLKMPKDRVEKILPLLSTAAESGRREVIQLPSRDVPLLSQTGCL